A window from Hypomesus transpacificus isolate Combined female chromosome 26, fHypTra1, whole genome shotgun sequence encodes these proteins:
- the cracd gene encoding capping protein inhibiting regulator of actin dynamics: MSQENVSDKVRNLQRQIAQSIKFGQKPPSLRKSEDEQGSSDENEGPQGPQSPLEVLSQVEAEPDPNVYGESLVQGFHRGEIQHTPVKSPRSKCILPATGTIESINLDSVPQSVPRLDNTAAKHKLSVKPKNQRVSRKHRKFTPDLQDMSPPPVLHEETEDRENLEGPWSRHEGSPFDSPDSFSKQTVEERLESREKRDREEEELRGEELDEERRKRAEELYEIGERCRRQQEEDHRQSMELERRTKEEEDRKAREDERTKREEEEKEERRMKEEDERTQREKEETIREEEERRRAEEQRRREEETLEAERLRVEEEGKRLREKAEQEERRKIQEDERKREEKRRRDAEEPETAAAHEGESGSDPVARRRKAEELRWREMEERQRPFSFKVSSGEKQILFQKVNLTPVTLPSSQQEGTVTTPREDSKASSPGGAESLSMSSIQYVPHTAILVTGAQLCGPAVNLDQIKDTACKSLLGLGEDKKGMNASPTKCKTSPERKSGKTKSLSESSTSSDQSSAAILAEWASIRSKIFKGADEGMYEGYPDPGHSPTQVQSGISGEDPDKTPFPHTSLRKTMSASAKFSITPAKKKFAESSRNMELSCQADKDRGPTENAQSDGSSGTTAISPAPDSKAQSKATKVVRIAGRSEGCQFAKDLPSFLVPSPDQDSTQREGPEARSPGELDESDENLEGEKMGPDDQTRPSPFGIKLRRTNYSLRFQGDQPTEKRKKRYSAGDTFDGVPPPLAPIEPDSNSSSALPDKSSSASPLRERSPVHTAAPSSVARAKRGGFGAGEKTSPKPPLYHRASTAVKFTCADAPPQLPLLKTPQGGPGEAVTQRTGLAADSADQEEQGKRRDESSAVAQLLRASQGDEEPKEKKSFFPSISIPWREKPDRKAELIKREKPSLQSRHSLDSVRTQEKDSGPLWITLALQKQKGFREQQQGRDDRRSQREAKLAEKQAKETSGSVSPSENKGNTNTSPKPQQTQEAKRPDTLLARFERRDNLKKANTLPSSVTVEISDSPPLSPAVKEVTKRLPSSDSPQASTEPAWLALAKRKAKAWSDCPQIIK, encoded by the exons ATGTCCCAAGAAAACGTTTCCGATAAAGTCAGGAACCTTCAG AGGCAGATAGCTCAAAGTATCAAGTTTGGCCAGAAGCCCCCCTCTCTTAGGAAGAGTGAGGACGAACAGGGAAGCTCGGATGAAAACGAGGGGCCCCAGGGGCCCCAGAGCCCCCTCGAGGTACTGTCCCAGGTGGAGGCGGAGCCAGACCCAAAC GTCTACGGAGAAAGCCTGGTCCAAGGCTTCCATCGGGGTGAGATACAACATACCCCAGTGAAATCCCCCAGGTCCAAATGTATTCTTCCAGCCACCGGCACCATTGAGTCCATTAACCTGGATTCAGTCCCACAGTCGGTCCCTCGATTGGACAACACCGCTGCCAAGCACAAACTATCTGTGAAGCCCAAAAACCAGAGAGTCTCCCGCAAGCACCGCAAGTTCACACCG GATCTGCAGGACATGTCTCCACCACCTGTACTACATGAAGAGACAGAAGACCGCGAGAACCTGGAGGGCCCTTGGTCCAGACATGAGGGATCCCCCTTTGATTCTCCAGACTCATTCAGTAAACAAACAGTGGAAGAAAGACTGGAgtccagagagaagagagacagggaggaagaggaactgagaggggaggagctggatgaggagaggaggaagagagcagaggagctgTACGAAATAGGGGAGAGATGTCGCAGACAACAAGAGGAAGACCACAGACAAAGCATGGAACTGGAGAGGAGAacgaaggaagaggaggacaggaaggctcgagaggacgagagaacaaaaagggaggaggaggagaaggaggagaggaggatgaaagagGAAGACGAGAGGACCcagagggaaaaagaggagaCGAtccgtgaggaggaggagcgcaggagggcggaggagcagaggcggagagaggaagagacgctGGAAGCAGAGCGCCTTCGCgtcgaggaggaggggaagcggCTGAGAGAAAaagcagagcaggaggagaggaggaagatccaggaggacgagaggaaaCGGGAGGAAAAGCGTCGCCGGGACGCGGAGGAGCCCGAGACGGCGGCCGCGCACGAGGGCGAGAGCGGCTCGGACCCCgtggcgaggaggaggaaggccgAGGAGCTGCGGTGGAGGGAAATGGAGGAGAGACAACGGCCGTTCTCTTTCAAGGTCTCCTCCGGGGAGAAGCAGATCCTTTTCCAGAAAGTCAACTTGACGCCTGTGACGCTGCCCTCCAGCCAACAGGAAGGCACGGTCACCACCCCCAGAGAGGATTCAAAAGCCTCCTCTCCCGGGGGAGCAGAATCCCTCAGCATGTCATCCATTCAGTACGTCCCCCACACAGCCATCCTGGTGACAGGGGCTCAGCTCTGCGGACCCGCTGTCAATCTAGATCAGATCAAAGACACGGCGTGCAAATCCCTGCTGGGCTTGGGCGAGGACAAGAAGGGCATGAACGCTTCCCCAACCAAGTGCAAGACGTCCCCCGAGCGCAAGTCTGGGAAAACCAAATCGCTCAGCgagtcctccacctcctcggATCAGTCCAGTGCAGCCATCTTGGCGGAGTGGGCCAGCATCAGATCCAAGATATTCAAGGGAGCCGATGAGGGGATGTATGAGGGCTACCCAGATCCCGGCCACAGCCCGACCCAGGTCCAGAGCGGGATCAGCGGCGAAGATCCGGACAAGACTCCAttcccacacaccagcctgagGAAGACCATGTCGGCCAGCGCAAAGTTCTCCATAACCCCAGCGAAGAAGAAATTTGCCGAATCCAGCAGAAATATGGAATTGTCGTGTCAGGCAGACAAGGACAGGGGGCCGACGGAAAATGCTCAATCCGACGGCTCGTCCGGCACCACTGCCATCTCCCCAGCTCCAGACAGCAAGGCCCAGAGCAAGGCGACGAAAGTGGTCCGCATCGCGGGCAGGTCAGAGGGGTGCCAGTTTGCTAAagacctcccctccttcctggtACCCAGTCCTGACCAGGACTCAACCCAACGCGAGGGGCCAGAGGCCCGGAGCCCGGGAGAATTGGACGAGTCCGATGAGAACTTGGAGGGCGAGAAAATGGGCCCGGACGACCAAACCAGGCCTTCTCCCTTCGGCATCAAGCTAAGAAGGACCAACTACTCCCTCCGCTTCCAGGGCGACCAGCcgacagagaagaggaagaaaagatACAGCGCCGGGGACACTTTTGACGGCGTCCCCCCACCTCTCGCTCCGATAGAGCCCGACTCCAACTCGTCCTCCGCGTTACCCGACAAGTCCAGCTCCGCCTCACCACTTCGAGAAAGGAGTCCAGTGCACACGGCCGCGCCTTCTTCGGTCGCCCGGGCCAAGCGGGGAGGGTTTGGTGCGGGTGAAAAGACCTCACCCAAACCCCCGTTGTACCACAGAGCCAGCACCGCCGTTAAGTTCACATGCGCCGATGCCCCTCCTCAGTTGCCCCTCCTCAAGACCCCCCAAGGGGGGCCCGGCGAGGCCGTGACCCAACGAACTGGCCTGGCAGCGGACTCGGCggaccaggaggagcaggggaagaGAAGGGACGAGTCGTCAGCCGTTGCCCAGCTGCTCAGGGCCAGCCAGGGGGACGAGGAGCCCAAGGAGAAGAAGTCCTTCTTCCCCTCCATCAGCATCCCCTGGAGGGAGAAGCCCGACAGGAAAGCGGAGCTTATCAAGCGAG aaaagccgTCTCTGCAGAGCAGACATTCTCTGGACAGTGTGCGGACCCAGGAAAAGGACAGCGGGCCTTTGTGGATCACGCTGGCTCTGCAGAAGCAGAAGGGTTTCAGGGAGCAGCAACAGGGCCGTGACGACCGACGGAGCCAAAGAGAAGCCAAGCTAGCGGAGAAGCAGGCCAAAGAAACC AGTGGATCGGTTAGTCCTTCAGAGAATAAAGGGAACACCAACACCAGTCCTAAACCTCAACAAACTCAAGAGGCCAAAAGGCCAGACACCTTGCTGGCCCGCTTTGAGCGCCGAGACAACCTGAAGAAAGCTAACACACTACCAAGCTCTGTCACAG TGGAGATTTCCGACTCCCCTCCATTATCCCCTGCCGTGAAGGAGGTGACGAAACGCCTGCCCTCCAGTGACTCTCCCCAGGCCTCCACTGAGCCGGCCTGGCTGGCCCTGGCTAAGCGCAAGGCCAAAGCCTGGAGCGACTGCCCCCAGATCATCAAATAA